TCCATAGCAGCTAAAGCAGCATGTTTCATTAACAAGGCATCGCCTCGAGTCCATAAATCACTGCTTTGATAAATTAGTAATGCTTTTCGTGATCTTCCCTGCTTTTGTTCACACAGGCCGATATTAAACAAAGCCTCTTCTCGATAGTTTGCTTCTGCTAATAACTTTCGAAATAGCTTTCCAGCTTCTAAATAATTACCACAAATACGAGACGAATGTGCGAGGTTGTAAATAACCTCTAGGGGGCAGGGACCAAGAGCATAAGCACGGTTATAAAATTCTATAGCATCTTGGTAACGCTTAGAGATGAAATAGATATCACCAACAGTAATGTAGGTTTCTTGATGAGAAAGAGGAGAGATCCAAGGTTCTATAACACCACAAGCAGCGTTTATATGCCCTAAATGTACCAAAGCTGATGCATATTTGGCAGCGTCCTGTTCTTCAAAAATCTCATGGGCAATCAAAGAAAATGCCTGACAAGACTCTTTATATGCCCCATGGCGATAAGCCTTATAAGCAATTTCCAAGAAAAATTGAGGACCTCGCAAATTTAAGGCTCTTGCTTCTGCCAACAACTTTTCCACCTCATCAAAACGATTCATTGCGCGAAGAATACGCATATAATCAAACAGGCACTGACGACGGTAAGAACGCTTTTTTAAAATGGGTAAAAGCTTCTGTTCAGCAGCAGCCCATTCTTTCAATTCCATGCTCAAATGGACTTCTCGAATAACCTGCGCCGCATAACGACGGAACTGGGAAACGCAACAATAGACCTTAAAAACTAAAGCTATTGTTAAACTTGCAACTAAAGCCCATAAGATGACTAGCCACATAATTCGCCAAAATTCACTTTTCTCTCTCCTTGCAATACCAAAAAAAACCTTTAAAGTCTTTAAAATTATTCTCTCAAAGGCTGTCCCAAAGACTGCCCCATAAGACAACGAGTTTCTAATCCCATGCGGGAATTTTTCAATAAATCTGCATCAAATTGAATTGTTTTAGGTTGAAATAACAAAATAATCGTGGATCCACCAAATTCAAAAAAGCCTTTCTCATCACCTTTAGAATAAGCTTTTCCTGGTGTATAGGTTTCAATCATAGAGCCAACACTTAAAGCCCCGACTTCCAGATAAAGCACGTCTCCGAAAGCATCTGTTGCGAGCTCAGTGACCATACGTTTATTCTCACAAAAGGTAATAAAATTATCTTTCATTGCGATGGGATGGACAGAAAATAAATAACCATTGATGCATCGTGTGGGACCGGGGACACAATCGGTGGGGAAATGAAAACGGTGGTAATCAAAAAGAGCTAAGCGGGCAAACACCATGCTTCCTTTAGCATATTTTTGAACTAATCCAGGGTCTTTTAAAAGCTTAGGCAGTGAAAATCGCTTAGACTTTACAACAAATTCGTCAAATTCTGCGACATTGGGGTAAACAAGATACGAACCGTCCGCGGGTGTTATACAAACATCCTTTCCAGGAGTTATAGGCCGCGCTTCGGGGGTAAGCTCCCTAGTAAAAAAATCATTGAAAGAAGAAAACCCTGAAAGAGACTTTTTGAATTCTTGTGTGTTGATGTGATTGTTTCGCACAAATTTTAAAATTTTTCTACGAGACCAGGAGAGTTTTTGGGTCCAACCATAAATACGCGAAAATAGAGGCGAACGTGACAGAATTTTGGATGCCCACCTTCCTATTCTAGAATCGTATAGGAAAAACATTATTTTTTCATAACACACCGGTTCCACAACTTTACGATTTGTTAGCCGATCTATATACTGTGGTTTCTTCACAAGCCCTCAATCTTTACGAGATTACTAGGCGACTATAAAAAGTTAATAGAAATATTCCAAACTAATTAATAGGAAATCATTAAAAACCAACGTGCCTCTTTAATAGGAAAACTGGTATCCTACCTCATAAGTTAGTTATTTTTTCTCCTGTTTTTCACGATGCAAAACGATACTATCGCTGCTATAGCCACTCCTCCTGGAGAGGGAAGCATTGCTATTGTCCGGATATCGGGCCCTGAAGCTATTAGCATCACTGATAAAGTATTTTCAGGACCGGTTGCTACTTTTGCCTCCCACACAGCTCATTTAGGAGTAGTAAGTCATCAAAAAAAGCGCATTGATCAAGCGCTGTTATTAATCATGCGTGCTCCCCGCTCATTTACGGGAGAAGACGTGATCGAACTCCAGTGCCACGGAGGGTATTTTGCCTGCTCTCAAATTCTTGAAGCCTTGGTTGCTGCAGGAGCACGCCCCGCCATGCCCGGAGAATTTTCTCAACGAGCGTTTCTCAATGGGAAAATCGATCTCATCCAAGCAGAAGCTATCCAAAATATTATAGCTGCTGACAACATAGATGCTTTTGAAATTGCCCAAAATCATTTTCAAGGTAATTTTTCAGACAAGGTTCAGCAAATCTCTTTGTTAATTATCGAAGCCTTAGCTTTTGTTGAGGTTGTTGCTGATTTCCCTGAAGAGGAGCAACCGGACATGGTTGTTGCCTTCCAGCGGCTTAACGAAGCGATTCTGATTATTACAGACCTGATTTCTAGTTTTGATGAGGGACAACGCCTGGCTCAAGGAACAAGCTTAGTATTAGCCGGTCTTCCAAATGTAGGGAAATCTTCCCTTTTGAATGCCTTAACAAATAGAAATCGCGCTATTGTTACTAACATCCCGGGAACTACAAGAGATGTGTTAGAAGAGAATTGGACGCTTCAAGGGAAACGTATTCGTCTTATTGACTCTGCTGGGCAACGTACAACAGACAACCCTATTGAGCAAGAAGGTATTGAACGAGCTGTTTTCGCGATGGAACATGCTGAGGGGATCCTTTGGGTTATGGACGCCACGCAACCACCGCCTCCGCTTCCTGAAATTTTATTTCAAAAACCCACTCTTCTTCTTTGGAATAAAGCTGACATAGCCTCCCCACCTAAATTACAAACTTCCCTGCCTCAATTAGAAATTTCAGCGAAAACTGGAGAGGGAATTTTAGAGCTCAAACAATTTATTCAAAAATGGATGCAAAGAGAAGAGTTAGGGAAAAGTTCAAAAGTCTTTTTAGTTTCTTCTCGTCATCATACAATACTCCAGCAGATGCGGACATATTTACTCTCAGCTCAGGAAGGGCTACAATCTGAGTTTCCTCCTGAACTTGTTGCCTTAGAGTTAAGACAAGCCCTACAAGCGACAGGCAACCTTTCGGGATCTGAGGTCAATGAGACTATTTTAGGAGAAATTTTCAGCAGGTTTTGCATTGGAAAATAAGCACTGTATTAAAAATTTTATTGTCTCGACGTTAAACGAACTGTTCCCTGATCCTAAGCCTTCATTAACCGGCTGGGAAACCCCTTTTCAGCTACTTATTGCTATTTTGCTTTCGGGAAATTCTACGGATAAAGCTGTAAATTCTGTAACTCCAAAATTATTTTCAATAGCTGCTGACGCCCACCTTGTAGCAAAACTTTCTTTTGAAGAGCTCTACTCAATAATCGCTCCTTGCGGCCTCGGGCAAAGAAAAGCAGAGTACATTCTCAATTTATCTCAAACTCTTTCTCGAGACTATCATGGAGAGCCTCCGGCTTCCATGGAACTGTTAACACGGCTTCCAGGAGTAGGGAGGAAAACCGCCTCGGTTTTCCTTGGAATTATTTATAACATTCCCACCTTCCCCGTAGACACTCATATTTTAAGGTTAGCACAGCGATGGAAAATTTCTAATAAACGCAGTCCCTCGGCAGCAGAAAAAGACCTTGTTTCCTTCTTCGGCGATGCTAATTCTCCTAAGCTTCACCTGCAACTTATCTATTACGCAAGGCGATATTGTCCTGCTCTCCACCATAAAATAAGTGAGTGTATTCTATGCTCTTATATCAAAGGGCTAGATCTAGAAGAAACAAAAGGGCTTAAGAAATAAAGACTTCAGAATTATAACTACAGAAGA
This window of the Chlamydia sp. BM-2023 genome carries:
- a CDS encoding phosphatidylserine decarboxylase translates to MKKPQYIDRLTNRKVVEPVCYEKIMFFLYDSRIGRWASKILSRSPLFSRIYGWTQKLSWSRRKILKFVRNNHINTQEFKKSLSGFSSFNDFFTRELTPEARPITPGKDVCITPADGSYLVYPNVAEFDEFVVKSKRFSLPKLLKDPGLVQKYAKGSMVFARLALFDYHRFHFPTDCVPGPTRCINGYLFSVHPIAMKDNFITFCENKRMVTELATDAFGDVLYLEVGALSVGSMIETYTPGKAYSKGDEKGFFEFGGSTIILLFQPKTIQFDADLLKNSRMGLETRCLMGQSLGQPLRE
- the mnmE gene encoding tRNA uridine-5-carboxymethylaminomethyl(34) synthesis GTPase MnmE, with product MQNDTIAAIATPPGEGSIAIVRISGPEAISITDKVFSGPVATFASHTAHLGVVSHQKKRIDQALLLIMRAPRSFTGEDVIELQCHGGYFACSQILEALVAAGARPAMPGEFSQRAFLNGKIDLIQAEAIQNIIAADNIDAFEIAQNHFQGNFSDKVQQISLLIIEALAFVEVVADFPEEEQPDMVVAFQRLNEAILIITDLISSFDEGQRLAQGTSLVLAGLPNVGKSSLLNALTNRNRAIVTNIPGTTRDVLEENWTLQGKRIRLIDSAGQRTTDNPIEQEGIERAVFAMEHAEGILWVMDATQPPPPLPEILFQKPTLLLWNKADIASPPKLQTSLPQLEISAKTGEGILELKQFIQKWMQREELGKSSKVFLVSSRHHTILQQMRTYLLSAQEGLQSEFPPELVALELRQALQATGNLSGSEVNETILGEIFSRFCIGK
- the nth gene encoding endonuclease III, translating into MENKHCIKNFIVSTLNELFPDPKPSLTGWETPFQLLIAILLSGNSTDKAVNSVTPKLFSIAADAHLVAKLSFEELYSIIAPCGLGQRKAEYILNLSQTLSRDYHGEPPASMELLTRLPGVGRKTASVFLGIIYNIPTFPVDTHILRLAQRWKISNKRSPSAAEKDLVSFFGDANSPKLHLQLIYYARRYCPALHHKISECILCSYIKGLDLEETKGLKK